CCCTTTCCGTTCCTAAGGCCACCCCGGTGGAATATCTGAAAACCCTGGCTATTTCCCGGATCGTGCTGGACAATATCTCCAATCTCCAGGCCTCCTGGGTGACCCAGGGGCCCAAGGTGGCCCAGGTGGCCCTGGAATTCGGGGCCAACGATTTCGGAAGCACCATGATTGAGGAGAATGTGGTGGCCGCGGCCGGGGTCTCCCATCGTCTTTCCGAGGAGGAAATTCGGCGCCTTATCCGGGAGGCGGGCTATGAACCCCGCCGGCGGCGCATGGATTACACCCTTTTGGAATAATGCAGGAATACCCTCTGGGTTCGAAACCGGTCTTGGTGCGGGCCCCTGTGGTCCTCCCCATGATCTCCCCACCCCTTACCGACGGGGCGGTGCTGGTCAGCGGGGGACGGGTGCGGGAAGTGGGACCCTTCCGGGATCTTCGGCGCACCTTTCGGGGAAAGGTCTTGGACCTGGAAGGAGTGGCCCTTCTTCCGGCCCTGGTGAACGCCCACACTCATCTTGAGCTTTCGGTCTTCCGCTTCCGGCTTACCCCTTCGGGTTCCTTCGTAACCTGGGTGCGCAATCTCATCCGTCAGCGCACCGAGGTGGCCCTTTCCGAGGCCCGTCAGGCCGTAGAGGAGGCCCTGCGCGAACTCTGGAGGGAGGGCGTAGGCCTGGTGGCCGACGTAGGCAATACCGGGCTCACCCTGGGCCTTCTCCGGGAGTCCCCCTTCTATAGCGTCTATTTTCGCGAAATCATCGACTTTAAGGGCGGAACCAATCTCCGGGATTTCGTGAAAGGCCCGGAGGGAGAGCGCATCACCTATTCCCTCTCCCCCCACGCCCCTTACACCGTCTCCCCGGTCCTCATCCAGGCCATAAAGAGTTGGACCCGGAGGGCGGGACGGCCCCTGAGCATCCATGTGGCTGAAAGCCCGGAGGAGTGTGCCTTTCTCAAGGAGGGGGAGGGGCCTTTGCGGGTGCTCCTTGAGGAGCGGGGGCAGATGCCCCCGGGCTTTCGGGCCCCAGGGCTCTCTCCGGTGGCCTATCTCGACCGGTTGGGGGTGCTTGACGAAAGGACCATCTGTGTGCACCTGGTCCAGGCCACCGCTAGCGACCTGGAGATCCTGGCCCAGAGAAGGTCCCGGCCCTGTCTCTGTCCCCGGAGCAACATCTTTTTGGGGGTGGGTCTTCCCCCGCTTCCGGCCATGCTTTCGGTGGGGCTTAAGCCCTGCCTGGGCACGGACAGCCTGGCCAGCAACGACCGACTCTCCATCCTGGCGGAGATGGAGGCCCTGAGGGCGGCCTATCCCGAGGTGGCGCCGGAAAAACTCTTCCTCATGGCCACCCTCTGGGGGGCCGAGGCCCTGGGACGCCCAGATCTGGGCTTTATCGGCCCCGGGGCCCGGGCCGAAATGATCGGCCTTTCCCTTACTCCAGGACGGGGCTCCCCTTGGGAGCGTCTGCTTGAGGGGCCCAAAAAGGTGGAGGTGCGTCTCTATGGCCCGCTTTAGACTGGGGCTCGTGCGTTATCTCAACACCGCGGCCCTGCGCCAGGATCTGGCCTCAAACCTTCCCCCGGAGGTGGAGCTCCTTTACGCCTCTCCGGCAGAGCTGGCCCGAGGGCTCCTTTCCGGAGAACTGGAGGCCGGACTGGTGCCTTCGGTACTTTACGCCCGCCATCCCCAAAAATTCCTTCTCCTTCCTGACCTTTCCATCAGTGCCAGCGGCCGGGTAGGAAGCGTGCTCTTCTTTTACCGCGGAGATCTCCGAGAGCTTTCCGGAAAGACCGTGGCCCTCACCCCGGAGAGCGAGACCTCCGTGGCCCTCCTGCGGATTCTCCTGGAGGATTTTCAGGGCGTTCGTCCCCGATATGTCCGGGGAGGCCCCGGAGGAGGAGCCTGGGGCTATCTGGCCATCGGGGACGAGGCCCTGCGCTTGCGTAAAAGCCCTCCCTTCCCCGGAGTCCTGGATCTGGCCGGGATCTGGATGGAGCGCACCGGACTTCCCTTCGTCTTTGCGGTCCTGGCCCTGCGCCGGGAGGTGCTGGCCGCGGAAAGGGGCACCCTCCGGGAGGTGGCCGGGGCCCTCTATCTTTCCCGGGCCCGGGGAGTTGCGCAGCTTTCCGAGGTGGCCCGCGAGAGACCCCGGGAACTTTCCTTGGAGGAGGCTCAAGCCTATCTCCTGGGCCTGGAGTACGATCTTTCCGGGGTCAAACAGGAGGCCCTGCGGGTCTTTTACCAGCACCTGGCCCGTCGGGGAGAAATCCCTTCGGTGCCGGAATTCCGCTTTGTGGATCTCTGAGGGGTGGAAGAAAAGAAGCGCTTCGTCAAGGACAAGTTCTCCCGGGTGACCCGGCGCTACGACCTGGTCAACCGCCTGGGGAGTTTCGGCCGCGACGCCTTCTGGCGCCGGAAGGCCGCCGAAGAGTTGGCCGGGGTTCCGGGCCCCCTTCTCGACCTCTGCGCCGGGACCCTCCCGTTAGCCCTGGAGCTTGTCCGGCAGAGCCCTCGGAAGGTGGTGGCCCTGGATCTCACCCTGGAAATGCTCCTTTACGGAAGGTGGCGCCTGCGCGAGGATCCCCTCTCCCCTTACCTGGCCTGTGTGGGAGGAGACGCCGAGGCCCTCCCTTTTAAGGACCGGGTCTTCTACGGGGCCACCATGGCCTTCGGGTTGCGCAACCTGGCCCGGCCCCGGAAGGGTCTGGCCGAGATCTTCCGAGTGTTGCGGCCGGGAGGCAAGGTGGTCATTCTGGAATTCAGCCGCCCCCAAAACCCCTTCTTTGCCCCGCTTTATGCCCTCTATCTTCGGTATTTCATGCCCCTTCTCGGAGGAACCCTTACCGGAGATCGGGAGGCCTACCTCTACCTAGCCCGCTCTATTTACGCCTTCGCCTCTCCGGAAGAAGTCCTCTCCTGGATGGCGGAGGTGGGCTTTAAGGAACTTCGGGCCTATCCTTTGACCCTGGGGGTGGTGACCATCTACACCGGCATTAAAGACCGTAGCGCTTGAAGAAGCGGCCCGCAAAATCCGCCAGGCGCTCAAAGGCCCGGGCCAGGACCTCTTCCGGGGGCAAGAAGACCACCCGGAAGTGAGCCGTGCCGGGGAGCTGACCAAAGCCGCTTCCATGGACCACCACCACCCCGGTCTCCAGGATCAGCTCCCGCACAAACTCCCGATCCGAGACCCCGGGGACCTCAATGCGGGGAAAGGCGTAGAAGGCCCCTCGGGGCTTCACACAGGAGATTCCGGGGATCTCGTTGAGCATCTTATAGGTTAGA
This portion of the Thermosulfurimonas marina genome encodes:
- a CDS encoding menaquinone biosynthetic enzyme MqnA/MqnD family protein, which translates into the protein MARFRLGLVRYLNTAALRQDLASNLPPEVELLYASPAELARGLLSGELEAGLVPSVLYARHPQKFLLLPDLSISASGRVGSVLFFYRGDLRELSGKTVALTPESETSVALLRILLEDFQGVRPRYVRGGPGGGAWGYLAIGDEALRLRKSPPFPGVLDLAGIWMERTGLPFVFAVLALRREVLAAERGTLREVAGALYLSRARGVAQLSEVARERPRELSLEEAQAYLLGLEYDLSGVKQEALRVFYQHLARRGEIPSVPEFRFVDL
- a CDS encoding amidohydrolase family protein, which encodes MQEYPLGSKPVLVRAPVVLPMISPPLTDGAVLVSGGRVREVGPFRDLRRTFRGKVLDLEGVALLPALVNAHTHLELSVFRFRLTPSGSFVTWVRNLIRQRTEVALSEARQAVEEALRELWREGVGLVADVGNTGLTLGLLRESPFYSVYFREIIDFKGGTNLRDFVKGPEGERITYSLSPHAPYTVSPVLIQAIKSWTRRAGRPLSIHVAESPEECAFLKEGEGPLRVLLEERGQMPPGFRAPGLSPVAYLDRLGVLDERTICVHLVQATASDLEILAQRRSRPCLCPRSNIFLGVGLPPLPAMLSVGLKPCLGTDSLASNDRLSILAEMEALRAAYPEVAPEKLFLMATLWGAEALGRPDLGFIGPGARAEMIGLSLTPGRGSPWERLLEGPKKVEVRLYGPL
- a CDS encoding ubiquinone/menaquinone biosynthesis methyltransferase, translated to MEEKKRFVKDKFSRVTRRYDLVNRLGSFGRDAFWRRKAAEELAGVPGPLLDLCAGTLPLALELVRQSPRKVVALDLTLEMLLYGRWRLREDPLSPYLACVGGDAEALPFKDRVFYGATMAFGLRNLARPRKGLAEIFRVLRPGGKVVILEFSRPQNPFFAPLYALYLRYFMPLLGGTLTGDREAYLYLARSIYAFASPEEVLSWMAEVGFKELRAYPLTLGVVTIYTGIKDRSA